A window of Mytilus edulis chromosome 10, xbMytEdul2.2, whole genome shotgun sequence contains these coding sequences:
- the LOC139491191 gene encoding cysteine sulfinic acid decarboxylase-like isoform X1 — MAGYDNSNRIKGYSYAEPEIQQFVKDFSKLILDEALIPQTDPNTKVLNFRQPLDLQKFLDLEIYEEPVPREKLLELGRKVIDGSIVPGHPRFLNQLYSGVDPYSLFGAWLTEVLNCNVHTYEVSPAMVTLENYIFKKISSLIGYLNGEGIFCPGSSFSNLIAIHLARFRHNPTLKEKGLFSCEPMVILKSEDAHYSVEKGANFLGFGTENVVKVKSDDRGRVIPEDLENKIQQCKQKKCAPIMFMASCGTTVLGSFDDLEAIADICQRNNVWMHVDAAWGGGVMLSDKLKYLTKGIERSDSVAWNIHKMSGAGIQCSAFVVKEKGFLEKCNAYRAEYLFQPDKIYDTSFDIGDRTIQCGRKNDVLKLWLMWKGRGDKAMGARIEKAFDLAAYLTEKLKSTEGFRLVLPEFQCTNISFWYIPPRLRGKQETAEWWEEVGKVAPAIKGRMMLKGSIMISYQPLSSKGLVNFFRVIIANPVCERSDMDFIVDEIINLGQDL; from the exons ATGGCTGGATACGACAACAGCAACCGTATAAAAG GCTATTCTTATGCTGAACCAGAAATCCAACAATTTGTTAAAGATTTTAGTAAACTAATACTAGATGAAGCTCTTATACCACAAACTGATCCAAATACTAAAGTTCTCAATTTTAGGCAACCATTAGACTTGCAA AAATTTTTAGATCTGGAAATTTACGAAGAACCCGTACCACGTGAGAAATTGTTGGAACTAGGAAGGAAAGTTATAGATGGTAGTATTGTACCAG GTCATCCCCGTTTCCTCAACCAACTTTATTCTGGAGTTGATCCATACAGTTTATTTGGGGCATGGTTGACCGAAGTCCTGAATTGTAATGT gcACACATATGAAGTGTCACCCGCCATGGTGACGctagaaaattatattttcaaaaagatatCATCACTAATTGGATATCTAAACGGTGAAGGAATTTTCTGTCCAG gtAGTTCCTTCTCGAATCTTATAGCTATACATTTAGCTAGATTTAGACACAATCCCACTTTAAAGGAAAAAGGTCTGTTTTCGTGTGAACCAATGGTCATTTTAAAGTCTGAGGACGCACATTATTCTGTTGAGAAAGGTGCTAACTTTCTAGGATTTGGGACGGAAAATGTTGTCAAAGTCAAATCCGATGATAGAGGTAGAGTTATTCCGGAAGACTTAGAAAACAAGATtcaacaatgcaaacaaaaa AAATGTGCTCCTATCATGTTTATGGCATCTTGTGGGACAACGGTGTTAGGTTCGTTTGATGATCTTGAGGCTATTGCTGATATTTGTCAACGGAATAACGTCTGGATGCACGTCGAT GCAGCATGGGGAGGTGGTGTCATGTTGTCTGATAAATTGAAGTATCTTACAAAGGGCATTGAAAG GTCAGATTCTGTAGCATGGAATATACACAAAATGTCTGGGGCAGGTATCCAGTGTTCCGCTTTTGTTGTTAAGGAAAAG GGATTTTTGGAAAAGTGTAATGCATATAGAGCAGAGTATCTGTTTCAACCAGACAAAATTTACGACACTTCTTTTGATATAG GGGACAGAACAATCCAGTGTGGTCGTAAAAATGATGTCCTTAAACTGTGGTTGATGTGGAAAGGTCGTGGTGATAAAGCTATGGGCGCTAGGATAGAGAAAGCATTTGATCTAGCAGC TTACCTAACAGAAAAACTAAAATCAACAGAAGGATTTCGATTAGTTTTACCGGAG ttcCAATGTACCAACATTTCATTTTGGTATATTCCACCACGCCTCCGAGGTAAACAAGAAACCGCAGAATGGTGGGAGGAAGTCGGAAAG GTAGCTCCAGCTATAAAGGGTCGGATGATGCTTAAAGGTTCCATAATGATCAGTTATCAACCTTTATCTTCTAAGGGATTGGTCAACTTCTTCAGAGTCATTATAGCAAATCCTGTGTGTGAAAGATCTGATATGGATTTCATTGTTGACGAGATTATAAATCTTGGACaagatttgtaa
- the LOC139491191 gene encoding cysteine sulfinic acid decarboxylase-like isoform X2, with the protein MASQSTSQGYSYAEPEIQQFVKDFSKLILDEALIPQTDPNTKVLNFRQPLDLQKFLDLEIYEEPVPREKLLELGRKVIDGSIVPGHPRFLNQLYSGVDPYSLFGAWLTEVLNCNVHTYEVSPAMVTLENYIFKKISSLIGYLNGEGIFCPGSSFSNLIAIHLARFRHNPTLKEKGLFSCEPMVILKSEDAHYSVEKGANFLGFGTENVVKVKSDDRGRVIPEDLENKIQQCKQKKCAPIMFMASCGTTVLGSFDDLEAIADICQRNNVWMHVDAAWGGGVMLSDKLKYLTKGIERSDSVAWNIHKMSGAGIQCSAFVVKEKGFLEKCNAYRAEYLFQPDKIYDTSFDIGDRTIQCGRKNDVLKLWLMWKGRGDKAMGARIEKAFDLAAYLTEKLKSTEGFRLVLPEFQCTNISFWYIPPRLRGKQETAEWWEEVGKVAPAIKGRMMLKGSIMISYQPLSSKGLVNFFRVIIANPVCERSDMDFIVDEIINLGQDL; encoded by the exons ATGGCCAGTCAGTCGACATCTCAAG GCTATTCTTATGCTGAACCAGAAATCCAACAATTTGTTAAAGATTTTAGTAAACTAATACTAGATGAAGCTCTTATACCACAAACTGATCCAAATACTAAAGTTCTCAATTTTAGGCAACCATTAGACTTGCAA AAATTTTTAGATCTGGAAATTTACGAAGAACCCGTACCACGTGAGAAATTGTTGGAACTAGGAAGGAAAGTTATAGATGGTAGTATTGTACCAG GTCATCCCCGTTTCCTCAACCAACTTTATTCTGGAGTTGATCCATACAGTTTATTTGGGGCATGGTTGACCGAAGTCCTGAATTGTAATGT gcACACATATGAAGTGTCACCCGCCATGGTGACGctagaaaattatattttcaaaaagatatCATCACTAATTGGATATCTAAACGGTGAAGGAATTTTCTGTCCAG gtAGTTCCTTCTCGAATCTTATAGCTATACATTTAGCTAGATTTAGACACAATCCCACTTTAAAGGAAAAAGGTCTGTTTTCGTGTGAACCAATGGTCATTTTAAAGTCTGAGGACGCACATTATTCTGTTGAGAAAGGTGCTAACTTTCTAGGATTTGGGACGGAAAATGTTGTCAAAGTCAAATCCGATGATAGAGGTAGAGTTATTCCGGAAGACTTAGAAAACAAGATtcaacaatgcaaacaaaaa AAATGTGCTCCTATCATGTTTATGGCATCTTGTGGGACAACGGTGTTAGGTTCGTTTGATGATCTTGAGGCTATTGCTGATATTTGTCAACGGAATAACGTCTGGATGCACGTCGAT GCAGCATGGGGAGGTGGTGTCATGTTGTCTGATAAATTGAAGTATCTTACAAAGGGCATTGAAAG GTCAGATTCTGTAGCATGGAATATACACAAAATGTCTGGGGCAGGTATCCAGTGTTCCGCTTTTGTTGTTAAGGAAAAG GGATTTTTGGAAAAGTGTAATGCATATAGAGCAGAGTATCTGTTTCAACCAGACAAAATTTACGACACTTCTTTTGATATAG GGGACAGAACAATCCAGTGTGGTCGTAAAAATGATGTCCTTAAACTGTGGTTGATGTGGAAAGGTCGTGGTGATAAAGCTATGGGCGCTAGGATAGAGAAAGCATTTGATCTAGCAGC TTACCTAACAGAAAAACTAAAATCAACAGAAGGATTTCGATTAGTTTTACCGGAG ttcCAATGTACCAACATTTCATTTTGGTATATTCCACCACGCCTCCGAGGTAAACAAGAAACCGCAGAATGGTGGGAGGAAGTCGGAAAG GTAGCTCCAGCTATAAAGGGTCGGATGATGCTTAAAGGTTCCATAATGATCAGTTATCAACCTTTATCTTCTAAGGGATTGGTCAACTTCTTCAGAGTCATTATAGCAAATCCTGTGTGTGAAAGATCTGATATGGATTTCATTGTTGACGAGATTATAAATCTTGGACaagatttgtaa